In Thunnus maccoyii chromosome 3, fThuMac1.1, whole genome shotgun sequence, the following proteins share a genomic window:
- the pck1 gene encoding phosphoenolpyruvate carboxykinase, cytosolic [GTP], giving the protein MPPQLQSQNQNGPRVLQGDLSALSPAIREFVETNVVLCQPESLHICDGSDEENRTILTQLEEQGMIKKLTKYENCWLARTDPRDVARVESKTVIVTREQRDTIPTPLEGGVSQLGRWMSPEEFDKAMAQRFPGCMKGRTMYVIPFSMGPVGSPLSKIGVELTDSPYVVASMRVMTRMGKAVLSALGTGEFVRCLHSVGCPLPLKKPLVNNWPCNPEQTLVAHIPDRRQIVSFGSGYGGNSLLGKKCFALRIASRIAKEEGWLAEHMLILGITNPAGQKKYMAAAFPSACGKTNLAMLCPTLPGWKVECVGDDIAWMKFDKQGNLRAINPENGFFGVAPGTSAKTNPNAMATIIKNTVFTNVAETSDGGVHWEGIDETLPEGVTITSWKNKPWSSEDGEPCAHPNSRFCTPADQCPIIDPLWESPEGVPIEAIIFGGRRPAGVPLVYEAFSWQHGVFVGAAMRSEATAAAEHKGKVIMHDPFAMRPFFGYNFGQYLSHWLSMADRPGAKLPKIFHVNWFRKSPTAGFLWPGFGDNIRVLDWMFRRVNGEAGAMPSAVGYLPCPDSLNLQGLKEKVDLDELFSLDQEFWQQEVEDVGKYFTTQVNDDLPNEVARQLELLQQRVNQM; this is encoded by the exons ATGCCTCCTCAGCTCCAATCCCAGAACCAGAATGGTCCCAGGGTTCTGCAGGGCGACTTGAGCGCTCTCAGCCCAGCCATCAGGGAGTTTGTGGAGACCAATGTGGTTCTGTGCCAGCCTGAGTCCTTGCACATCTGCGACGGCTCTGACGAAGAGAACCGCACCATCCTGACCCAGCTGGAGGAGCAGGGGATGATCAAGAAGCTTACCAAATATGAGAACTG ctggtTGGCCAGGACCGACCCGCGGGATGTGGCTCGTGTGGAGAGTAAGACGGTGATCGTGACCCGGGAACAGAGGGACACGATCCCCACACCACTGGAGGGCGGAGTCAGCCAGCTGGGCCGCTGGATGTCCCCGGAAGAGTTTGACAAAGCCATGGCTCAACGGTTCCCCGGCTGCATGAAAG gtCGTACCATGTACGTGATTCCCTTCAGCATGGGTCCAGTGGGTTCCCCCCTCTCCAAGATTGGAGTGGAGCTGACCGACTCTCCCTACGTGGTGGCCAGTATGAGAGTGATGACCCGCATGGGAAAGGCTGTGCTGTCTGCTCTGGGAACGGGCGAATTCGTCCGCTGTCTGCACTCCGTCGGCTGTCCTCTGCCGCTTAAAA AGCCCCTGGTGAACAACTGGCCCTGTAACCCTGAGCAGACCTTAGTGGCCCACATCCCGGACCGCAGGCAGATTGTCTCATTCGGCAGCGGTTACGGAGGAAACTCCCTGCTAGGAAAGAAGTGCTTCGCCTTGCGTATCGCCTCACGTATTGCCAAGGAGGAGGGCTGGCTGGCCGAGCACATGCTg ATCCTCGGCATCACGAACCCTGCTGGGCAGAAGAAGTACATGGCAGCAGCCTTCCCCAGTGCCTGCGGGAAGACAAACCTGGCCATGCTCTGCCCCACGCTGCCGGGCTGGAAGGTCGAGTGTGTAGGAGACGACATTGCCTGGATGAAGTTTGACAAACAAG GCAACCTGCGTGCCATCAACCCTGAGAACGGCTTTTTCGGTGTTGCTCCCGGCACCTCAGCCAAAACCAACCCCAACGCCATGGCGACCATCATCAAGAACACCGTCTTCACCAATGTAGCAGAGACCAGCGACGGCGGCGTGCACTGGGAGGGAATAGACGAGACGCTGCCTGAAGGAGTCACCATCACTTCCTGGAAGAACAAGCCCTGGAGCTCAGAAGATG GCGAACCCTGTGCTCACCCCAACTCTCGTTTCTGCACTCCGGCCGATCAGTGCCCCATCATCGACCCACTGTGGGAATCTCCTGAGGGAGTCCCCATTGAGGCCATCATCTTCGGAGGGCGCAGGCCTGCAG GTGTCCCTCTGGTGTATGAAGCTTTCAGCTGGCAGCACGGAGTGTTTGTTGGAGCAGCCATGAGGTCAGAGGCCACCGCTGCAGCTGAACACAAAG GCAAAGTAATCATGCACGACCCCTTCGCCATGCGCCCCTTCTTCGGCTACAACTTCGGCCAGTACCTCTCTCATTGGCTGAGCATGGCCGACCGCCCCGGTGCCAAGCTCCCCAAGATCTTCCATGTCAACTGGTTCCGCAAGAGTCCCACCGCCGGCTTCCTCTGGCCTGGTTTCGGCGACAACATCCGCGTTCTGGACTGGATGTTCAGGAGGGTGAACGGCGAGGCCGGCGCCATGCCCTCTGCCGTAGGCTACCTGCCCTGCCCCGACTCCCTGAACCTCCAGGGCCTGAAGGAGAAAGTGGACCTGGACGAGCTGTTCTCCCTGGATCAGGAGTTCTGGCAGCAGGAGGTGGAGGATGTTGGGAAATACTTCACCACGCAGGTGAATGACGACCTGCCCAACGAGGTGGCCCGGCAGCTGGAGCTCCTGCAGCAGAGAGTGAACCAGATGTAA